The region CGGAATGgacaatactttaaattcatcACTGCGCGtaacatcaatttttattcttaacaCTTAAATCGTTCATGTTTTTCGCCTACGGGTGGTTGTTCGTGTTTATgcctttatttcttttatttttaaactatttatgtaCATGATGACTTCAGGAGAATCACAATATTTCCACTTCGTATCACTTTTTCATCTTTGTATAAATGAGCAACGAGTTCACAATTGTCTgggtgaaatttaaaaatatccaacGGCATTGTATTTGCGTACAGGTCGTCCGGGTTATTGTGTGAGACCTTCTTGtcgtatttaaacaaattcaatgATGGAAAGAGTGGCACTTTCTACTCAGGAAAGAGTAACATGCATTTTTTAAGTACGTGGTCTTACTCGTCACTTCCAAATTTGCCATCGTTTGATTTAGTGAATTGCACTTACCATTTTGTTACCAATctactttataataataacatgtgatcattttaaaataaaataacaataaaacactttaaaatttatcacattaatattatatcacAGAAAgcaaacaaactttttgtgcctgataatttatttttaatgattttagtttttgttacaTAATGTACCTACATTTCaagtcataataatttatccagATGATATTTTCATCGAATAAAGAATTGGTATAATGTTCTAGTGAAAACAAATACTTAGGCAAAGAGATGGTGTTGTTCGGTGTTTCGATTATCGGTAACTCAAAtggataaaacaatataacgatattatttaaataataatataaatattaaatgtaaaacttaaaaaaaaacatatactgTAATATTCCTtactagaaaaaaatatatattgatgaATATTGATATGTATCAGTATTAGTTTGagatttataacatattttgatgataaattaaacgtttttatGTCAAATAACTTATGGTATGAgttaatagtataaaatatcaatagtttttatttaatatgtgctttttaatttcttataatttaacagcaaaaatgtgataaaataatgtataaatatctcatagtttattcagttttatcaaaaaaataaaaataataaaaaagaaacatgGTCAAACACTTGATTATAGTATAAGTACACATTTGAcgcaaattttgtaataacaagggaaataattacttaaaaactttcgtaattaataaataaaatattcatataatgaaatgtttacaaaattattgaggTAAACATTTGAACACCTTGTGACCATCAAAATGATGatggttataattaaatttatataaaatatctcacGCAtgtaatcaaacaaaaaataataaagcaatTAGTGTTTAGGAATATAAAATCCAagacaaaaattgaatacattttattaaatatatattgtgaagATGGAATCTAATAAAATGACTCCTGccattataattaagtaatggTACGATTATTTTGCTTAAGTTAACCAGTAAAGGAATATTACACATACATGGTAATATCTAAAAATCGACAAATGTTAAACATAATCGAGATAACAAATACGTTACGAACAATCACGACCGTCCGGTCCGAAATCCGCGGACCACGCCCCCGTTCGCCCGTTCGATTCAAGTGAGTTACCGCACCGAACAGACCGGAACACCAGAACACCGGAACATTGTCCTCGAATCCGGTACAATCGACTCGTTTCCACATTGAATTTGTTTTGGTCGCACTCTCGACTCAACGAACCGACCTCAACGGACTCCTGTACACGCACAAGTCGGGCGGCGGCGGGACGCCTTCAGTGTATAACCACGGGACTTTGCTGGACGCACACGCCCACCATGGGGCTGCTGTCGTCGCGCGACTCCCCCGACGTACTCTTCTGTGGTCCGTTCTGCGCCGCGTGCTTCTGCTCTATCACGGAGCCGTACGGGGCATACGGCAGCGACGACGGCCCGTGCGAGTTCATCTGATGGTAGCGTCTGGTGTGCGGGTGACGGGAGGGCGACGGGTCGCACTCCATCGGCCCGCCCCCGAAGCCCGACGCCTGGTACACGTTGTTCTCCCTGCTCGGCCGTCCGATCAAGTTTAACCCTGCGAACAACGGTCGTCGGTCATTAATCGTTTCATTGGTTCTTTATATTGGTTCATGCAACTTCGTTGGTACGATGTATTAATACGAAATGGGGTTTTGTTGGTTGGTTCGGTCGGTGCCAAGGAAAAACTAGTACATACTATTTCCACACGATTCCACTTCATTTAgctattattttaagaaatgtattaaataatgatgaaatatagaataatattttaacaattacttGCTGTTGAAAAACTGATACGTTATCTTAAAGGTTgactaaaaaacatatataaagtATGTCCACGCTCGTGGTTAGAAAGaggaagaattattatttcatattatatatgaactatttttaataaaaaatatttcttattcaaTAGTTACAAGTTCATAAATCAagaatcaaaattgtttttaatctaGTGAATAATTAGGTAATGTTATAAGagtcaatcaaatttttaacaacatatatttttatgatttttattcttGCTTGATAAAAaaggattaaaataataaaatacatattctgttaaagaattgaattaaatataaaattagtattttcattattttaagatgtataaagcaacaaaatatatctgtatttcttaataaaactattttaaaaataaataagagatACAGGTAGACAATGTTTGTTTTAgagatttataagattttgtcctgattattttttatatttttcttccaaAAACCAATTTACGTGTAAACATACTTATCTAATAAGAAAGCATATATTGCTTTATTATTTGGTACATTACAatcttaaaaacatatatttatcgccggatatttaatacatttcttGTTGTCTGTGTTTAAAACTAACGAGTACAAATATCACGTTCCGTTTGTTTTCCATGCAAAGGTACTCTACAAGGATCTTTCTCAAATTCGTTGTCTGTAACACGAAACTATGGTCAATATTCATGCAAATATTCTCCAGTTAAAAAACAACATCGGTCACAGATCTGTAGCATTCtcgtttaataatatgttatttaatcaGTACCTGTATTACAAAGTAGTTACGGTACAAAACCGTGGCACTATGTTAGTCATCGTTGTATCCCTGATAGGTCTGCAcacaagtttaaataaaaaaatcaacttttAGTTGGGTACTTTTAAAAAACGGTGGGTGAGaaaacaaaacacaaaacTGCATTCGTTAATCAAGGATACAGATACAGTGTGGGGGGGatgaatatgaaatatgaatataatgtaacaagattaaaaatattaatttaaatagaaaaattggttgtcaaataattattacagtcAGTAATTCGTTTATGTAAGCAAAAACTACAAAAAGCTCGAGTTCAgaactaaaaattatgtatttgaaacataaacaaacaatgattacatgaacaataaataaaacaaaaattagtcaATTGTGGTCGCCTCCGCTTCAATGGTTTGTCGGGGCGTCGATCAGAACTCACCGTGTTGACTATTGTTGTGGTTGGTCAGGGCAACGTCGACAGGAGCAACGGCCGGACTGCTGCTGTTGCTGTTCGCATTCGTGTTCGTGCTCTCGTCCGTCGTCCGCTTGAAGAACGTGTGCTGGAGCGCGTAGTACGGCGTGATTCGCGTCTTCGGATCGTAGTCGAGCATTCGCAGGATAAGGTCCTTGAATTTGAGGTATTCGGACATAGAGTGACCGGCCTCGCCCGCCCTCCGACCGCCAGGGCCGCCAGTCTCGACGCCCAGTATGTCGTGGAGACGCCGCGAGCCCGGGATCTTGTATCTCTTGCCGTCCTTTGTCTTTTTCAGCGTATACCTGCcggaaatattgtttatttaaatttcactgaGTTACACgtttcaatttgaaaatattaaaatgttcccTTAGATTAAGTTATTTGTATTCATTCAACATGGAAATCTAGCCTCctggataataataattattaaagtccAGAATGAACAACAATCACCAATTAGatgaagtaaattataaagatGGTTAAATTGTAACAATACCAAAAGCTTTATCTAATGCTTTGCATGAAACTATTAAGAGCTTTTGGATCTCTAtatcctttaaattaaatcttagaTTCTAAAGTATTACTGTTTTAGacaattataatcaaatatataccaaatttcattgaaatatctaaaataatgtcacagatataaaaacatttttttttttcataaaataacataatttttatcataaaataccataatttacttaacttttaaaacagtCTATATACATGCTTAATGCAACTccctgtattttatatatttaattttttttctctaaTCGTTAGTGATATCTGGAAGGGTATGTAACAATAAGATAAATTGATtatgttaattgttaattatataaataataatagtaagtTTCAAACttctttataattgaattaattttttgtatatcatataagaaattaattactaggcggattaaaatattatcagcAAGCTACAACTGATAAATGtctaagtttaataaaattttttacaacttttaataatacttctttagaaacaaataattaaaataaaaatgttatgaagTTGTCTACGACAATATACCTTCTGTCGCCCGGTAACTTCTCAAAGAACTTTCTCGTTTTATTGGCAGTGTCGAGTAGGTGTTTGGGCGGCATGCCTAACACCTCGACGATTTTGTTCATCTGGTCGACTTCGTTGGCACCGCTGAATAGTGGCTCCCCGGTATGCATCTCCACCAATATACACCCGAGCGACCACATATCGATTGCCAGATCGTAAGGGATACCCAGCAAAACCTCCGGGGAACGATAAAACCTCGACTGAATGTATTGGTAtatctaaaaatgttaaaaacgtattataatataatcattataatgTTCAATTAATACTTTACCCTTTGACCGAGCTGACAAGAGCTGCCAAAGTCGACGATCTTGATGGCTGACCGTTTGGGGTTGCAGAGAAGGATGTTCTCCGGTTTGAGGTCGCAGTGGATGATGTTCAGCTCGGGCGTCGAAAGGAACAACAATGCGGTGCACAATTGCTGCGCAAACTTCCGCGTCAAGTTGAGCGACACGCCGCGGAAGTTGGTGTTGCGCAGCAAGTCGTACAGATTGTAGGACAACAGTTCGAACACCAGGCACAGATGGTTTCGCCACATGAAGtgtctttttaatttcactGAGCGGAAAGACAAATGAAACGGTTATTTAatcgtatattttaaataagatttaagaGATTAAATATGTTCAAGTTCAAGGTACAATAGACATTTTTTGGCAAAGATtaaagttatataatttacataatattacttattgaATTACTGCCAATACAA is a window of Aethina tumida isolate Nest 87 chromosome 7, icAetTumi1.1, whole genome shotgun sequence DNA encoding:
- the LOC109608957 gene encoding serine/threonine-protein kinase minibrain, whose product is MAWHKHDHQMLMDKAKQKMPVPVAVSGVTMGGSAGGDGTGGGGRRHVPLYGRLVADEALGVGTMSAPGGTDIQAMQARIPTTFRDPASAPIRKLSVDLIKTYKHINEVYYAKKKRRAAQSQSEDSTTKKERKIYNDGFDDDNHDYIIKNGEKFLDRYEIDSLIGKGSFGQVVKAYDHVEQCHVAIKIIKNKKPFLNQAQIEVKLLEMMNRADTENKYYIVKLKRHFMWRNHLCLVFELLSYNLYDLLRNTNFRGVSLNLTRKFAQQLCTALLFLSTPELNIIHCDLKPENILLCNPKRSAIKIVDFGSSCQLGQRIYQYIQSRFYRSPEVLLGIPYDLAIDMWSLGCILVEMHTGEPLFSGANEVDQMNKIVEVLGMPPKHLLDTANKTRKFFEKLPGDRRYTLKKTKDGKRYKIPGSRRLHDILGVETGGPGGRRAGEAGHSMSEYLKFKDLILRMLDYDPKTRITPYYALQHTFFKRTTDESTNTNANSNSSSPAVAPVDVALTNHNNSQHGLNLIGRPSRENNVYQASGFGGGPMECDPSPSRHPHTRRYHQMNSHGPSSLPYAPYGSVIEQKHAAQNGPQKSTSGESRDDSSPMVGVCVQQSPVVIH